The following coding sequences are from one Megamonas funiformis window:
- the glyQ gene encoding glycine--tRNA ligase subunit alpha: MTFQEIILTLQEFWSKQGCILAQPYDVEKGAGTMNPSTFLRVLGPEPWHVAYVEPSRRPADGRYGENPNRLFQHHQFQVIMKPSPDNIQELYLQSLAKLGINEKEHDIRFVEDNWESPTLGAWGLGWEVWLDGMEITQFTYFQQVGSVDVKPVASEITYGLERIAMYIQEKENVYDIDWNGTYTYGDVFHQNEFEQSTYNFELADTALLFDLFDKYEKEAVRVIELGYVHPAYDYVLKCSHTFNLLDSRGAISVSERTAFISRVRNLARLCAQCYLKQREELGYPLLKKGAK, translated from the coding sequence ATGACATTTCAGGAAATTATCCTGACTTTGCAGGAATTTTGGTCTAAGCAAGGCTGTATTTTAGCTCAACCTTATGACGTGGAAAAAGGTGCAGGTACTATGAACCCTTCTACATTTTTACGTGTACTTGGCCCTGAACCTTGGCATGTAGCATATGTAGAACCATCTCGTCGTCCAGCTGATGGTCGTTATGGTGAAAATCCTAACCGTTTATTCCAACATCATCAATTCCAGGTAATTATGAAACCATCTCCTGATAATATTCAGGAACTTTATTTACAGAGCTTAGCAAAACTCGGTATCAATGAAAAAGAACATGATATCCGTTTTGTTGAAGATAACTGGGAATCTCCAACACTTGGTGCTTGGGGTCTTGGTTGGGAAGTTTGGCTCGATGGTATGGAAATCACACAGTTTACTTATTTCCAACAAGTAGGTAGTGTTGATGTAAAACCTGTAGCTTCTGAAATCACTTATGGTCTTGAACGTATTGCAATGTATATTCAAGAAAAAGAAAATGTTTATGATATTGATTGGAATGGCACATACACTTATGGTGATGTATTCCATCAAAATGAATTTGAACAATCCACTTATAACTTTGAACTTGCAGATACTGCTCTTTTATTTGACCTTTTCGATAAATACGAAAAAGAAGCTGTTCGCGTAATTGAGCTTGGCTATGTTCATCCAGCATATGATTATGTATTAAAATGTTCTCATACATTTAACTTGCTTGACTCTCGTGGAGCAATCAGCGTATCTGAACGTACAGCGTTTATTTCTCGTGTACGTAATCTTGCTCGTCTTTGTGCTCAATGTTATTTAAAACAGCGTGAAGAACTCGGCTATCCTCTCTTGAAGAAAGGAGCAAAATAA
- a CDS encoding cytosine permease — protein sequence MSTFFTSTNNSSFNVSLIWFGTAVSVAEIMTGTFLAPLGMKDGFLAILVGHVIGGIILYLAGIIGANKRCSASESINLSFGKLGSVSFSLLNTIQLIGWTSIMTIIGAQAFNKLMASLWNMGENTILWTIIIGLFPCIWIFSTMDFVSKINKVVMLCLLLASLYLGFGAVVSANEVVTSLDESMSFGMAVELNIAMCLSWMPVISDYTRTLKNQSTGTLSCVVAYCFGSILMYTIGLGSAVHYGITDICDIFMLSGLGVISLVVILLSTVTTNFITINSSSICLNHISNQLDVKYTAFFVCIISTLLAIFLSMEQYETFLYFIAATFAPLFAIAFSEYFFSYNIYHQNSLITGKNCLLWLIGFIAYELLIDYSTFIGITVPVMLAIAIINIFVNQLIGAKKFSLNKRY from the coding sequence TTGTCTACATTTTTTACATCAACAAATAATTCTAGTTTTAATGTATCATTGATTTGGTTTGGTACAGCAGTCTCTGTGGCTGAAATCATGACAGGAACTTTTTTAGCACCACTTGGCATGAAAGATGGATTTTTAGCTATTTTAGTAGGTCATGTAATTGGTGGAATTATTCTTTATTTAGCAGGGATTATCGGTGCTAATAAACGTTGTAGTGCTTCTGAAAGTATTAATTTATCTTTTGGTAAGTTGGGTTCTGTTAGTTTCTCTCTATTAAATACTATTCAATTAATAGGTTGGACTTCTATAATGACCATCATTGGGGCACAAGCTTTTAATAAATTAATGGCATCTTTATGGAATATGGGAGAAAATACTATTTTATGGACAATTATTATAGGTCTTTTTCCTTGCATTTGGATTTTTAGTACAATGGATTTTGTAAGTAAGATAAATAAAGTAGTAATGCTTTGTTTATTGCTTGCTTCTTTATATTTAGGTTTTGGGGCTGTAGTTTCTGCAAATGAAGTGGTAACTTCTTTAGATGAAAGTATGAGTTTTGGCATGGCGGTAGAATTAAATATTGCTATGTGTTTATCATGGATGCCAGTTATTTCAGATTATACAAGAACACTTAAAAATCAATCTACAGGTACATTGAGCTGTGTAGTGGCATATTGTTTTGGCAGTATTTTAATGTATACAATTGGCTTAGGTAGTGCTGTTCATTATGGGATAACAGATATTTGTGATATTTTCATGTTATCTGGATTGGGTGTTATTTCTTTAGTTGTTATTTTATTATCTACAGTAACAACAAATTTCATTACGATAAATTCTTCAAGTATTTGTTTAAATCATATCAGTAATCAATTAGATGTAAAATATACAGCGTTTTTTGTATGTATAATTTCTACATTGCTTGCTATTTTCTTATCCATGGAACAATATGAAACTTTCCTTTATTTTATAGCAGCAACTTTTGCACCGTTATTTGCTATTGCTTTTTCTGAATATTTCTTTAGCTATAATATTTATCATCAAAATTCACTTATCACTGGTAAAAATTGTCTTTTATGGTTAATTGGTTTTATAGCTTATGAATTGTTGATTGATTACAGCACTTTTATTGGGATTACTGTGCCAGTTATGTTAGCTATAGCCATTATTAATATTTTTGTTAATCAATTGATTGGAGCAAAAAAATTTAGTTTAAATAAGAGATATTAA